TTTGATAAAGGACTTGCCGCAACATTAGGTTTTTCTCCCATACTTATTCATTATGGTTTAATGACAGTGTCTTCTATTACAGTTGTAGGAGCTTTTGATGCCGTAGGTGCTATTTTGGTTGTTGCATTAATGATTGCTCCAGCAGCATCTGCCTATCTCTTAACAAACGATTTAAAGAAAATGCTGCTGCTATCTTGTACATTTGGGGTATTTGCCGCTATCTCTGGATATTGGCTAGCCAATCTTTTGGATGGTTCCATTGCAGGATCAATGACAACTATGCTTGGCGTAATCTTTTTAATGGTTTATTTCTTTGCTCCTAATAAAGGATTAATTTCTGTCATGTTTAGACAAAAAAGACAACGAAAAGAAGTTTCTCTACTTACATTTTTACTTCACCTTCAAAATCATTCAGAAGAACGTGAGCGACACGTTAATCATTTACAGGAACATATAAATTGGCAAAAAATTCGTTCAAAAACTGTGTTGGATCTGGCTTTAAGAAACAACATGATTTCAATAGAAAAGAATATTGTAACCCTAACAGACAAAGGGCAAAAATTTACAGAACGTGCACTGGAGTTTATTATAACCAACAAGACTTCAGAAATAGAACTTATGAAAGAAGACTTCTTTCTATTTAGAGGTTAACATCCTGTATTTAAAAGTTTTTAAGTAATTTGGCATAGTATTTTCTTAACTACAATTTAAATACCATCCTTATGAAATATGTACTCGTTTTAGTTTTAGCCTTTTCATTTACATCTTGTTGCTCACAAAAAGAAACAACAGAAGCTGCTGCCTCAGAAAATCAAAAAGTAATAGCTACAGAATCTTTTACCAAAATTAAAATGGGACAACTTACACCATTTGGTAATACTATGTTAAAGTTAAAACAAGTTACAAATGATAGCAGATGTCCAGAAGGCGCACAATGCATTTGGGCAGGTGAAGTTTCTGTAATTGTAGGTATGTACGATAAAGGTAAATTTGTAAAGGACATAAATATCACCTTTAGTCCTAAAGATGTAACAAAAAACAAACCTTACCTATTATTTGAAACTGAAGATAGTAAGTATTTTGCTACAGGCATGACACCATATCCTAAAGAAGGTTCTAAAATAGAGCCTAAAGAATATGCTATGGAAATAAGTATTAAGCCTAACGCTTAATAGACTTAGATTTCTGCTCTATTTTCTTAGAGACTAATAGTATTAGCATTAATACAATTACACATAAACAGGCACAGATACCAATAAGTGCGGTCTTACTGTTGCCTTCTAAAAGATTCTCAAAATCTAATAGCGTAATATTATAACCAGCCAATCCTAGTGCTATTACAATTAGTATATAGATAAATACTTTCATGAATGTTAATTAAAAAGTTCCTGAATATTTTCTGCAAATAATTTTACTGCAATTGCTAATAGAATAACCCCAAATACCTTACGTATTACGATAATTCCATTTTTACCTAAAAATCGTTGTAGCCTAGAGGAAGTCTTTAGTACAATATAAACAATTATAATATTTACAATAATTGCTGCAATTACATTTGCCAATGAGTATTCTGCTCTTAGTGATAACAGAGTAGTTAAACTACCTGGACCTGCCAACATAGGAAATGCTAAAGGGAAAATTGCCGCAAGGTCTGAGCTACTTTCATCTTCTTTAAACAATGTAACTCCTAATACCATTTCTAAAGCAATAAAAAATAGTATAAAAGCACCAGCAACAGCAAATTCATTTACATTAATCCCAATAAGTGATAGTATACTTTCTCCTAAAAATAAAAATACAATCATTACTACAGCTGCAACTATAGCTGCTTTTTCAGAATGTATATGACCATTTTTATCCCTTAGGGATAGTATAATGGGAATATTACCTATAATATCTATAACAGCAAACAATACCATAGTTGCTGTAAATATTTCCTTGAAATTTAACTCCATCTCAACATAGTTTAAGATGCAAAATTAGGTATTAAAATATTCTAAGCATCTATTTTAGGGATTAGTATTGCAGATATTTTATATGGTAAATACACTTAGACAAAGTATCTTCGCAAAATGTTTCAATTAGGAAAAACCATAGTCTCAGAAGAGATCATAGAGAAAGATTTTGTGTGCAACCTTAATTCTTGTAAAGGCGCTTGCTGTATAGAAGGCGAAGCTGGTGCACCGCTTGAAGAAGATGAAGTAAATATCTTAAAAAAAATATACCCAAAAGTTAAACCTTTTTTGAGAGAAGAAGGAATAGCTTCTATCAAAGAACAAGGCACATATATTGAAACCCCTTTGGGTGATTTAGAAACACCATTAGTAAATGGTAAAGAGTGCGCCTACGTAACTTTTAAAGACAATGGTATGGCAGGCTGTGGTATAGAAGATGCATACAACGCTGGCGAAATAGATTACAGAAAACCTATTTCATGTCACCTTTACCCAATTAGGATAAAAAAATACTCAAGTTTTTCTGCAATAAACTATCATAGATGGCCAATTTGTGATGATGCCTGCACACTTGGTAAAGAACTTAAGGTACCGGTTTATAAATTTACCAAAGATGCTTTAATAAGAAAATATGGTGAAGATTGGTACAAAGATTTAGAGAAAGTTGCAGAGGAGCATCTCAAACTTTAATTCCAAACTTCTCATTTTATTTTTAAGTATTAAATGTTAAAATTTAGGTCTTAAAGACACAAAAATCACTTCAGTTTTAATCAATTTTCAGACTGTTAAAAAACGTGTGAAACACTATGTTCACACTTGCTAACAACGATTTAAAGTCGAAAATATGAATTCAATAATTTTTAGCGTAATTATTTGTTTTTCAGTAATTTAAAACGCTTTTATTGAGATTACCGCATACACTTTCAAATACGATATGTTGAAAACTTTGTGGATAACGTTGGGGTCATTTCTTCGATATTAACCGTACTATTTTACATATTTGTTAGTCCCTAATCGTCACAACCAAATCTGTGACTTTTTAATCGCAAAAACGCACTAGAGACATGAGCCAAGTAGAACCAATTTTACAGAAAAACGAAAACAGATTCGTCATCTTTCCAATCCAACATAATGACATTTGGGAATGGTATAAAAAGATGGAAGCTTGTTTTTGGACTGCAGAAGAAATTGATCTTCACCAAGATCTTACAGATTGGAATTCTAAGCTTAATGACGACGAGCGTTATTTCATAAAACACATACTTGCATTTTTTGCTGCAAGTGATGGTATAGTAAATGAAAATTTAGCAGAAAACTTTGTAAATGAAGTTCAATATAGTGAAGCTAAGTTTTTCTATGGTTTTCAAATCATGATGGAAAACATTCACTCAGAAACTTACTCGCTTTTAATTGATACGTATGTAAAAGACGAAGCAGAGAAAGATCAACTATTTAGAGCTATCGAGGTTTTTCCTGCAATTAAGAAAAAAGCAGATTGGGCTTTAAAATGGATAGAATCAGATTCTTTTGCAGAACGTCTTATTGCATTTGCAGCCGTTGAGGGTATTTTCTTCTCAGGTGCATTCTGTTCTATTTTCTGGTTAAAGAAACGTGGCCTTATGCCAGGACTTACATTTAGTAACGAGTTAATTTCTCGTGATGAAGGTATGCACTGTGATTTTGCAGTACACCTTCACAACAAACACTTAGTAAACAAAGTTTCAAAAGAGCGTATTCGCGAAATTATTGTTGACGCCTTAAATATTGAAAGAGAGTTTATTACAGAATCACTACCAGCAAGTCTTATAGGTATGAATTCTAACTTAATGACTCAATATTTAGAGTTTGTTACAGATAGACTTTTACTTGAATTAGAGTGCGAGAAAGAATACAACACAGCAAATCCATTCGACTTTATGGATATGATATCGCTACAAGGAAAAACTAACTTTTTCGAAAAACGTGTAGGAGATTATCAAAAAGCTGGTGTTATGGATCAAGATAAAGACAACAGCAAGATTAGTTTCGACGCAGACTTCTAGAAGCCTAAAGCTTCTAAACACAACACGGTAACGTGTCTTAAATATATATAGAGTATCACTAGCCTTTAAAGCTGAAGGCATTTCCCTTTAGCTGTAAACTTTTGGGCTAAAACAATTAATCACTTAGCCTTAAACCGCTAAACCAAAACCAATAACACCATGGACGTATTAAAAAGAGACGGCAGACGCGAGCCAGTCATGTTTGACAAAATTACAGCGAGAGTAAAAAAATTATGTTACGGCTTAAACGAGTTGGTAGATCCTGTTAAAGTTGCCATGCGTGTTATTGAAGGTCTTTATGACGGTGTTACAACAAGCGATTTAGATAACCTTGCAGCAGAGACAGCGGCATCTATGACGGTATCGCACCCAGACTACGCTAAGTTAGCTGCTCGTATTTCTGTATCTAACCTACACAAAGACACTAAAAAGACGTTTAGTGAGGTTATGACAGACCTTTACGAATATGTAAATCCTCGTACAGGTAAAAAAGCACCATTATTGTCTGATGAGGTGTATAAGGTTATACAAGACAATAAAGACAGGCTAGACAGCACCATTATTTATAACCGTGACTATGGTTATGACTATTTTGGTTTTAAAACATTAGAGCGTTCTTACTTACTTAAACTTAACGGAAAAATTGCTGAACGTCCACAGCATATGTTAATGCGTGTTTCTGTAGGTATTCATTTAGATGATTTAGATGCAGCCATAGAAACATATGAGCTTATGTCTAAAAAATATTTTACACACGCCACTCCTACTCTATTTAATTCTGGAACACCAAAACCACAAATGTCTTCTTGCTTCCTGTTAACTATGCAGGATGATAGTATAGATGGTATTTACGATACACTAAAGCAAACAGCAAAGATTTCACAATCTGCAGGAGGCATTGGATTATCAATTCATAATGTAAGAGCAACAGGTTCTTATATTTCTGGAACAAACGGAACATCTAACGGTATAGTACCAATGCTGCAAGTGTATAACGACACAGCAAGATACGTAGACCAAGGTGGTGGAAAACGTAAAGGTTCATTTGCAATTTATATAGAGCCTTGGCACGCAGATATTTTTGATTTCCTAGATCTTAAAAAGAATCATGGTAAAGAAGAAATGCGTGCAAGAGATTTATTTTACGCAATGTGGATTCCAGATTTATTCATGAAGCGTGTAGAAGAAGATGGCAACTGGACATTAATGTGCCCTAATGAGTGCCCAAATCTATTTAACGTACACAGTGAAGAGTTTGATGAACTTTATTTGAAGTACGAATCTGAGAACAAAGGACGTAAGACTATTAAAGCACGTGTACTTTGGGAGAAAATTCTTGAATCTCAAATTGAGACCGGAACACCTTACATGCTTTATAAAGATGCAGCTAACCGTAAATCTAACCAGAAAAACTTAGGTACAATTCGTTCTTCTAACTTATGTACCGAAATTATGGAGTACACAAGTCCAGATGAAGTAGCGGTATGTAACCTAGCCTCTATAGCATTACCAATGTTTGTAAAGAATGGTGCTTTTGATCATAAAGAATTATTCAGAATAACAAAACGTGTAACTAAAAACCTTAACAAGGTAATAGATAGAAATTACTATCCTGTTAAAGAAGCAGAAAACTCTAACTTCCGCCATCGTCCTGTAGGATTAGGTATTCAAGGTTTAGCAGATGCATTTATTATGCTGCGTATGCCATTTACAAGTGATGAAGCCAAGACGTTAAATCAAGAGATCTTTGAGACACTTTATTTTGCTGCTGTTACAGCATCTATGGAGTTAGCAATAGAAGAAGGACCATATTCTTCTTACGAAGGTTCTCCAATAAGCAAAGGAGAATTTCAATACAACTTATGGGGAATTAAAGACGAAGAACTTAGTGGCCGATGGGATTGGGCAGGTTTAAGACAAAAAGTGTTAGAAAATGGTGTTCGTAACTCATTATTAGTTGCACCTATGCCAACTGCATCTACATCTCAAATACTAGGGAACAATGAAGCTTTTGAGCCATATACATCTAACATCTATACAAGACGTGTATTATCTGGAGAGTTTATTGTTGTTAACAAGCACCTACTAGAAGATTTAGTGAATCTAGGTCTTTGGAATAACGACCTTAAGAATGCTATTATGCGTGCAAATGGTTCTATTCAAAATATAGATGGTATTCCTCAGGATTTAAAAGAGCTTTACAAAACTGTATATGAGCTATCTATGAAAGACATTATAGATATGTCTCGCCACAGAGGTTACTTTATAGACCAAAGCCAGTCGCTTAACCTCTTTATGGAAAATGCGAACTACGCTAAGCTTACATCTATGCACTTTTACGCTTGGAAAAACGGCTTAAAAACAGGTATGTATTACTTGAGAACTAAAGCTGCTGTTGATGCAATTAAGTTTACAGTTGAAAAAGCTAAAAAAGCAGAACCACAACCACAACAACAAGAGGTTGCTGCTAAAGCTGCTGAAACATTACAACAAGCAAAAACACAGTTAGAACCACAAGCACAAACTGTACAAGCACCAGAAGTTGCAAAAACACAACCAGTTTTATTTGACAATGTGAGTAATACTGAAAATACCGAAGAGTTATCTCCAGAGGAATTAAAAGCAATAATCCAACAATCTAAAGATGCTCAAGGTGATGACTGCTTAATGTGCGGCTCATAACCTAAAGACCTAGTAATGTTCTAGAACTTACTATTTAATTTGTGTTAATTAAAATGCGGATAATCTTAATTGATTATTCGCATTTGTCATTTATAACAACATACAATCTATTTTGCTATCTTTAGTTATGGCACAACATAATGAGTTAGGTAAAGAAGGTGAAAAACTTGCAGTACGCTTTTTAAGCGACAAAGGCTATACTATACTCGAAACCAATTATCGGTATTTAAAAGCTGAAATTGATATTATAGCTAGAATAGGAAATGTAATTTGTGTTGTTGAGGTAAAAACAAGAAGTACTTCAGAATTTGGAAACCCACAGGAATTTGTAAAACCAAAACAAATAGGCTTATTAGTTAGCGCAATAAACAACTATATAGAGGATATAGAAGATGATGTTGAAATTAGATTTGATATCGTCGCTATTGTTAAAAATAAACTAGGCACTACTGTAGAGCATTTAGAAGATGCTTTTATGCATTTTTGAAACAGTATTACAAATGTACACCTCTATTTAAGTAACGGCAAATAAGACGATTTAAAATTGTGCTACTAACCTTTCAAAATCTTCAGTAGTATTATAAACATGTGGTGATACTCTTATAGCATTACCACGATAAGACACAATAACTTTAGCGTCTTCCAATCTTTTCTTCAACACATTTAAATCCATATGTTTTGGTAAATAAATACCAAATAAATGGTGAGATCTATATGCATCATCTTCAATAAAACAACCTTTACTTCTTAATGTATTTACAGCTTCAGAAGAAATAGAGTTACAGTAATCCTGAATATGTTGTGGTTTCCATGATAATAACTGTTCTAAAGCAGTAGTAAGCATTGGCGTTAATATAAAATTACTACTTTCTCCAACTGAAAAACGACCAGCTTTTGGTTGAAAGTGTTCTTGATAGTTTACCAAGTTTGTGAAATCTTCACTACCTAGTCTGTTCATCCAATTATGTTCAATAGGATTGCCATTACAAAGTGAATCTGCATAATACGCCATACCAAGTCCATATGGTCCTAGTAGCCACTTGTATCCTCCACAAATAAGTGCATCTACATTAAACTCTTTTATAGAAAAAGGTAAAGCCCCAACACTCTGTGTACCATCTACAACTAATTTGGCACCTACACTGTGAGTAGCTTCTCTAATAGTCTTTAAATTAAATAACGTGCCATCTGCCCAATGAGAATGCGCAAGTGAAACTACTTTGGTTTTTTTGGTAATACTTTTGAGAATTGAATCGTTCCACAATTTACCACGATTTATAAAGGTATCGGGCGCCTTTATGGAAACAATCTTAGCACCTACTTTTTTTGCCTCGTGCTGCCAAACATATACGTTACTAGGAAACTGCTCATTAATTAAAATAACTTCATCATCGCGCTTTAAATTGCAATTTTGAGCAACATTAGCCATACCATAAGAAACTGATGGAATAATGGCTGTATGTTCATAATTATCTGCAGAAATAAGTTCTGCAAAGCGTTTTCTTAACGTTGTACGTGCATCAAAAAAATGTTCTGAGGTAACATTAAAAGGTTGTTCTTTTAAGTGCACCATATCTACACCAACTTCACTTACAGATTTTAACTGTGGAGACATATATGCACCATTTAAATAGGTGATGTCTTTAGGTAAATTAAATAAATGACTTTGATTTTGTAGCATAATATTATAGTACGAGGTTATATTATGAAATATACGCTTTCTCTAAAAAATATGTAACTATAGCTTCTTTCATTAAAACACTCTGCTCACCAGCTTTTAAATTTGGTAGCTGGTCTAGCACTTTGTAATGAGGCCAGCCATCATCATCAAAAAATTCAAATTCATAATAACCATAAGGTTCAAGTAGCCTGCATATTGCAATGTGCATTAAATCTATCTTATGGTCTTTTTTATATTTATCGTGAGGTTTACCTAATTCTTGTACACCAATTAGATAGATAATTGCATCTAAATCTAATACCTCGCCATCTGCAAATTGTGCAGAAAGCTTATCTACAACTTGTTGCCAACGTTGCTTTAATTCTTCATCTCTTGCCATAGTGCAAAGATACTTAAGTTGAAGCGCATAATTACCTATATTTGAGATATGAATTTTATAGATATTATTTTAGGGATATTCCTATTACTAGGGCTTGTAAGAGGTTTTATGAAAGGCTTTTTTGTTGAATTAGCTTCTTTGGTTGCATTAATTGCAGGTATTTTTGGCGCTATTCACTTTTCCTATTATGCAAGCTCTTTTATTGCTGAACATGTTGATTGGGAAGAAAATTATATAAACCTTGCTGCATTTGCTGTAACCTTTATCATAATTATTGTAATTATTTCTCTTGCCGGAAAATTACTTACAAAATTGGCAAATATCATTGCTCTCGGTATTTTAAATAAATTGCTTGGTGGTGCATTTGGAGTAATAAAAATGGCATTTTTGGCTAGTGTAATTATACTATTTTTTGAAGCAGTTAATAGCAACAATTCTTTAATAGAACAAGAAAAGCTAGACAGTTCTGTACTCTACGCTCCAGTGTCTAAAATAACTCCTTTAGTATTACCCTCAATTTTGAAGGAGGCAAAGAATAGGGATATCCTGGATAAGGATAAAAGATACATTGGTGAAGAAAAATAATTCAAAATATAAAAGCACCTCAGTTTATAAAGACTGAGGTGCTTTTTAAATTTTACTTTCACAAACTATGAAAGTATACAATAAATTTTAAAAGTTAATCTGATAATTGAAGTTTTAAGTACTCCAAGCAATCATATATAGTATCAAAAATATCCTGTTCTTGGATAAGCTTTGGTATAATACCTACAGCTTCCAACATTTTTCGAGGCTGAGTATCAAGACCTACTAATAGGACTTCGATTCCCTTTCCTTCAAGATCTGTTATAATATCTTCTAAAGCATATACACCAGATTGATCAATATAAGGGACACGATCCATTCTAAAGATCACAACACTCTTGTCTTTTGAGTTTCGTTTTACTTCATCTTTAAAATAGGAAGTAAATCCAAAAAACAATGGCCCATATAATCTTTTGATGAGAATTTTTTCTTTGTTGGTCTCGTAAAAATTACCTTCAGTTTTCCACTTGGAGTCATTGTCATCAATATCAGATAGTGTTCCTGTAGTAAGTCCTCTTTCTGCCATATCACCAGACTTCTTCATAAACAGTAAGCAGGCTAATGCCACACCAATTCCTACAGCTTGAATTAGGCTTCCAAAAGTGGTCATTAATAATACAAGAATCATTACAAATGCGTCGCCCTTAGGTACTTTTAAAAGATGCTTTAATCCTTTAATATCTATAATCTTAAATCCTATTGGAATAAGAATACCAGCTAGTACACAAAGTGGTATTTCAGAAGCTAAAAACCCAAGTCCTAATAATACAGCTAATAAGAACAAGCCGTGAATCATACCTGAAAGACGTGTTGTGCCACCAGCATTTATATTTACAACAGTACCTTTTGTAGCACCAGCACCAGGAATACCACCTATAAGACCACCTATTGCATTACCAATACCTTGCCCTATAAGCTCTCTGTTTGAGTTGTGCTTGGTTTTAGTCATACTATCTGCTATTACTGAGGTTAACAATGAATCAATACTACCTAGTAAAGCAAGGATAAATGCATACTCTAAAATAATGGAAAAAGCGTTTAAATCTATTCCAAGAATTGTATCAATTTTTAATTCTAGGAATGAAGGTATCTCACCTATGTCCTTAATTAAAGGAACATCAAAATTGAAAAAATAGCCTATTAAAGTCGCTACAATTAGTGCTACAAGTGCTGTAGGAATAGCTTTATTAATTTTAGGCCAAATTATATACACAGCTATAGTAATACTTCCTAACAGAAGTGCTTGTGGATTAAACTCTGCAAATAATCTTGGTAAATCCTTCATGATTTTTATGGTAGACTTGGCAGAGTCTAGTCCAACAAATGGAAATATTTGAAGAATAATGATAATCAAACCAATACCACTCATAAATCCAGAGATTACCGGATAGGGAAAGTATTTTACATAACCTGCAATATTAAGAAAGCCAAAAACAATTTGGATAAGCCCAGCAAAAACGAATGTTGCTAAAATTATACCCATACCAGCTTCAAGACTTCCTGTAAGCTCTATTGCAGCGACAACAAGTGCTGCTGTCACAACAGTCATAGGACCTGTAGGGCCACTGGCTTGTGTTTGTGTACCTCCAAAGGCGGCAGCAAATATACCAACTGCTATCGCACCGTAAAGTCCTGCAGCTGCTCCCATTCCAGATTGTACTCCAAATGCTAAAGCTAATGGCAATGCTACTACTCCTGCTGTAAGACCACCAAAAAGATCGCCTTTAAAATGTTTGAACGTTATCATTAAATTAATTTTACTTAAAAGATTAGTTTTCAATTTTAAATAGTTGTGTAAAACACAAACTCATAATTGCATCAATTAAAAACCATAACTACTGATGCCTGTCAGTAGATATGGTAATTATTAGGCTCCTCGTCTAAAAGGTTGTTTTTTCTCTTGATTAAAGAACTGCTCGTAGCTTTCTGGATTTTCTGTGATTCCTCTTTCAGAAATAATCTTTATATGAATGTTACGCTCTTCTGCTCTAAATTTAAAATCGTCTAATATCTCAATAATATCATGATCTAAATATTTAGCCTTTCTCGTATCAATTTCTAAGAATGAATTACTCTCAAGATTGTTTAATTCTTTCAAAATTGCTCCTTTATTAATAAAAGTAACTTCTTCTGCAAGAGTCATCTTAACATGGTTTTTACCATTTGATGGTTCTTCGATATGTAAAAAGTGAGAGTTTTGGTAGCTTTTTA
This region of Croceibacter atlanticus HTCC2559 genomic DNA includes:
- a CDS encoding metal ABC transporter permease: MSSAQIDIQLIAMLVALACAIPGTFLVLRKMAMISDAISHSILPGIVLGFFITHDLNSPILILLAAFSGVITVFLVEFIQKTGLVKKDTAIGLVFPALFSIGVILIAKNANDVHLDIDAVLLGELAFAPFDRLLFNDIDLGPKSLWVIGTILLITITLLIMFFKELKLSTFDKGLAATLGFSPILIHYGLMTVSSITVVGAFDAVGAILVVALMIAPAASAYLLTNDLKKMLLLSCTFGVFAAISGYWLANLLDGSIAGSMTTMLGVIFLMVYFFAPNKGLISVMFRQKRQRKEVSLLTFLLHLQNHSEERERHVNHLQEHINWQKIRSKTVLDLALRNNMISIEKNIVTLTDKGQKFTERALEFIITNKTSEIELMKEDFFLFRG
- a CDS encoding MarC family protein; this translates as MELNFKEIFTATMVLFAVIDIIGNIPIILSLRDKNGHIHSEKAAIVAAVVMIVFLFLGESILSLIGINVNEFAVAGAFILFFIALEMVLGVTLFKEDESSSDLAAIFPLAFPMLAGPGSLTTLLSLRAEYSLANVIAAIIVNIIIVYIVLKTSSRLQRFLGKNGIIVIRKVFGVILLAIAVKLFAENIQELFN
- a CDS encoding DUF3109 family protein; this translates as MFQLGKTIVSEEIIEKDFVCNLNSCKGACCIEGEAGAPLEEDEVNILKKIYPKVKPFLREEGIASIKEQGTYIETPLGDLETPLVNGKECAYVTFKDNGMAGCGIEDAYNAGEIDYRKPISCHLYPIRIKKYSSFSAINYHRWPICDDACTLGKELKVPVYKFTKDALIRKYGEDWYKDLEKVAEEHLKL
- a CDS encoding ribonucleotide-diphosphate reductase subunit beta translates to MSQVEPILQKNENRFVIFPIQHNDIWEWYKKMEACFWTAEEIDLHQDLTDWNSKLNDDERYFIKHILAFFAASDGIVNENLAENFVNEVQYSEAKFFYGFQIMMENIHSETYSLLIDTYVKDEAEKDQLFRAIEVFPAIKKKADWALKWIESDSFAERLIAFAAVEGIFFSGAFCSIFWLKKRGLMPGLTFSNELISRDEGMHCDFAVHLHNKHLVNKVSKERIREIIVDALNIEREFITESLPASLIGMNSNLMTQYLEFVTDRLLLELECEKEYNTANPFDFMDMISLQGKTNFFEKRVGDYQKAGVMDQDKDNSKISFDADF
- a CDS encoding ribonucleoside-diphosphate reductase subunit alpha, which gives rise to MDVLKRDGRREPVMFDKITARVKKLCYGLNELVDPVKVAMRVIEGLYDGVTTSDLDNLAAETAASMTVSHPDYAKLAARISVSNLHKDTKKTFSEVMTDLYEYVNPRTGKKAPLLSDEVYKVIQDNKDRLDSTIIYNRDYGYDYFGFKTLERSYLLKLNGKIAERPQHMLMRVSVGIHLDDLDAAIETYELMSKKYFTHATPTLFNSGTPKPQMSSCFLLTMQDDSIDGIYDTLKQTAKISQSAGGIGLSIHNVRATGSYISGTNGTSNGIVPMLQVYNDTARYVDQGGGKRKGSFAIYIEPWHADIFDFLDLKKNHGKEEMRARDLFYAMWIPDLFMKRVEEDGNWTLMCPNECPNLFNVHSEEFDELYLKYESENKGRKTIKARVLWEKILESQIETGTPYMLYKDAANRKSNQKNLGTIRSSNLCTEIMEYTSPDEVAVCNLASIALPMFVKNGAFDHKELFRITKRVTKNLNKVIDRNYYPVKEAENSNFRHRPVGLGIQGLADAFIMLRMPFTSDEAKTLNQEIFETLYFAAVTASMELAIEEGPYSSYEGSPISKGEFQYNLWGIKDEELSGRWDWAGLRQKVLENGVRNSLLVAPMPTASTSQILGNNEAFEPYTSNIYTRRVLSGEFIVVNKHLLEDLVNLGLWNNDLKNAIMRANGSIQNIDGIPQDLKELYKTVYELSMKDIIDMSRHRGYFIDQSQSLNLFMENANYAKLTSMHFYAWKNGLKTGMYYLRTKAAVDAIKFTVEKAKKAEPQPQQQEVAAKAAETLQQAKTQLEPQAQTVQAPEVAKTQPVLFDNVSNTENTEELSPEELKAIIQQSKDAQGDDCLMCGS
- a CDS encoding YraN family protein, producing MAQHNELGKEGEKLAVRFLSDKGYTILETNYRYLKAEIDIIARIGNVICVVEVKTRSTSEFGNPQEFVKPKQIGLLVSAINNYIEDIEDDVEIRFDIVAIVKNKLGTTVEHLEDAFMHF
- a CDS encoding aminotransferase class V-fold PLP-dependent enzyme — protein: MLQNQSHLFNLPKDITYLNGAYMSPQLKSVSEVGVDMVHLKEQPFNVTSEHFFDARTTLRKRFAELISADNYEHTAIIPSVSYGMANVAQNCNLKRDDEVILINEQFPSNVYVWQHEAKKVGAKIVSIKAPDTFINRGKLWNDSILKSITKKTKVVSLAHSHWADGTLFNLKTIREATHSVGAKLVVDGTQSVGALPFSIKEFNVDALICGGYKWLLGPYGLGMAYYADSLCNGNPIEHNWMNRLGSEDFTNLVNYQEHFQPKAGRFSVGESSNFILTPMLTTALEQLLSWKPQHIQDYCNSISSEAVNTLRSKGCFIEDDAYRSHHLFGIYLPKHMDLNVLKKRLEDAKVIVSYRGNAIRVSPHVYNTTEDFERLVAQF
- a CDS encoding CvpA family protein; translated protein: MNFIDIILGIFLLLGLVRGFMKGFFVELASLVALIAGIFGAIHFSYYASSFIAEHVDWEENYINLAAFAVTFIIIIVIISLAGKLLTKLANIIALGILNKLLGGAFGVIKMAFLASVIILFFEAVNSNNSLIEQEKLDSSVLYAPVSKITPLVLPSILKEAKNRDILDKDKRYIGEEK
- a CDS encoding SulP family inorganic anion transporter yields the protein MITFKHFKGDLFGGLTAGVVALPLALAFGVQSGMGAAAGLYGAIAVGIFAAAFGGTQTQASGPTGPMTVVTAALVVAAIELTGSLEAGMGIILATFVFAGLIQIVFGFLNIAGYVKYFPYPVISGFMSGIGLIIIILQIFPFVGLDSAKSTIKIMKDLPRLFAEFNPQALLLGSITIAVYIIWPKINKAIPTALVALIVATLIGYFFNFDVPLIKDIGEIPSFLELKIDTILGIDLNAFSIILEYAFILALLGSIDSLLTSVIADSMTKTKHNSNRELIGQGIGNAIGGLIGGIPGAGATKGTVVNINAGGTTRLSGMIHGLFLLAVLLGLGFLASEIPLCVLAGILIPIGFKIIDIKGLKHLLKVPKGDAFVMILVLLMTTFGSLIQAVGIGVALACLLFMKKSGDMAERGLTTGTLSDIDDNDSKWKTEGNFYETNKEKILIKRLYGPLFFGFTSYFKDEVKRNSKDKSVVIFRMDRVPYIDQSGVYALEDIITDLEGKGIEVLLVGLDTQPRKMLEAVGIIPKLIQEQDIFDTIYDCLEYLKLQLSD